A part of Cotesia glomerata isolate CgM1 linkage group LG4, MPM_Cglom_v2.3, whole genome shotgun sequence genomic DNA contains:
- the LOC123262406 gene encoding neurexin-4 isoform X2 — protein sequence MTRQSRGVLMILSLLSVTLNVKSSITDSSEAELIDETEIIATTTKRTLPDRCLVKTDTGPCKYYIHKWTFNKAENKCRTFVYGGCLGNENRFNSQLECLHYCIGGPNYTLPSYMVTKGSVFVTTSTTTTSTVPTTTPSTPSPTFIPPEPTRPPVPKHKRGKELTFMESGYEKTFMFAQSNTFIQLDGSGIKTFQLRLCREISFQFRTKLPHGLLVYHSVKDRPESLDPYALYVIVEKGQLKVVHVFGKASTSLTVGEGLNRDEWHSVLVRIDVHGAKLIARVDDKQEETTLEVLERVINYGVSEDLASVVLIGGLSSEERLHGVKYIIESFVGCIKDMVLSSGKSASDLLPIRPLIATKHENVKEGCINKCWTRENLCFIGSQCINHYNSLTCDCFGTRYEGERCDVYTATILTLRGSSYVSFRVYDWKDRVHSSVNRLSLMFKTRWDDSVLFYASGEIDGTAHYVSASIINKKVHISLDFGHDSKITTTLGDYVNSNHWNNLTIFHNGSQVTVSLDYETQILEIPGDNHYMIIDPEIYIGGGPELHKKRGLMSYNNFAGALKYVFYNDKSIIYELKKSNPMVHYIGVLQPEYYEVDVDVIPITYPFAGSHIWWPIARTDSLMLNFDFQSSEPVAVVASGDVKSDQGIGYWELRLVNDEMRFQLIPVLSENITVSSSVKFPPDNKTSWHAVELNYTKGELNIIVDYRHKQGKLFAMTFELGDKVIIGSGKSDAGLVGCMRNIKVNDEVIEPRYVINTERVVGEVALDNCQFVDPCKRPNTCEHGGKCSVKENKITCDCSDTGYIGKNCHFAQYRKTCEELALLGYTQDDVYKIDIDGNGRFPPALVKCEFQSIEDATKTIVEHNLPSQVDVRSIAEDDFSFNITYRQFTGEMLQELISHSLYCSQYVKYDCYKAPLDLHSATWFHGSKETIVDHIGNANRGSCPCGTNRTCVNPELSCNCDVSAGKWLSDEGYYESPDSLGVMKMVFIQQKDLEDDAQGRITLGPLECVETNTQKYVVTFTTSQSYIEVPGWRKGDIAFSFRTTGEKAILLYQPPIRSNYPSFMVVLTSEYRLTFNFTLNTGANREMEVKSRRKLNNGEWQKIWIDYNDYHVRFMINTDFQMVELLPEEEFGPFEGSMFIGGATAEHLKTSEVRQGLIGCFRGLVVNGEILDIHSYMSVHLSEIIKDCKPSCQPNKCQNGARCVELWSNFECVCENKWAHQGTFCETNINSKALTFSSPGAFLKKNYFGSGADEEKLLLKSMLMENILINLRTYDTHSLILYANDHLNNFAHLYISNGTSIVYLFNTGNEIKNITVQYPGVNTGISVQIAIVRGPTSTTLHVNNHNVTLDAIPLLLDTYSNKPWINPEKEVLAPQRPPAPPTDYFQVNLGGFDPDNLLRVGKEGNLIQGYVGCLRGLMIAEYLVDLPNLASEANHEGSKGVLPNCQMKCDAMPCKNLGICTEDFGKQESSCNCELTSYFGENCADEKGADFSGESNLQRGFELEGEVKQVKVQLAFSTNDLRQRTSALLLLQTENKRTYYLLVALTSEGQLIFEEDREGSTYGVRLNDRNFLNGARHSVYYVRDNNTATLMIDREPVQLLPIPVLSINDDDNDNHQEEDESPGSTEIQLGGLNTTDPRFTAYKGYTGCLSNVIVSINGGAMMKPLEEYMLFTKKGSETVRASIPAGVRSAQCAVFHAQPRGLEPPRNDSVGRDRAWVEDPPARVPYKSIYNDETKEEQGAGTYIFIVLVCVFVFAVLGCIYEVIRSARRDRKRRRARASAAVSGSGSPGGSKRWQPTYANSVVGPSGVKTVGFKTIIEDEKRPNGTHNKISVKEYKSVPNSESKNDVSNDKKVFIKDEDSEKKELLGVNTGTGPKPAKPNPFSMEDLTEEPELEEREQEEEEVNEEEEEDEVDKSSTSPEIEAQVLVKPVPIVRIFGVRQPSKSQATSPDGKFKMLNTTPIFLGEDIRTFENPLSYLGGPKLQSRSRTSIESILSLD from the exons ATGACGAGACAATCAAGGGGGGTCTTAATGATCCTGAGTCTGTTGAGTGTAACACTGAATGTGAAGTCGAGTATCACAGACTCATCGGAAGCGGAATTAATCGACGAGACAGAAATAATAGCAACGACGACGAAGCGTACGTTGCCCGATCGCTGTTTGGTGAAAACAGACACCGGTCCTTGCAAATATTATATTCACAAATGGACGTTCAACAAAGCCGAGAATAAATGCAGAACTTTTGTTTACGGAGGCTGTTTAGGAAACGAAAACAGATTCAACTCTCAGCTAGAATGTCTGCATTATTGTATCGGCGGTCCCAATT aTACTCTGCCATCTTATATGGTGACAAAAGGAAGCGTTTTTGTTACAACGAGTACTACTACGACAAGTACTGTGCCTACAACGACGCCAAGCACTCCTTCACCTACATTTATCCCTCCAGAACCGACGAGACCTCCGGTTCCAAAACACAAACGAGGAAAG gAATTAACATTCATGGAATCTGGTTACGAAAAAACATTCATGTTCGCCCAAAGCAATACATTCATTCAACTCGACGGAAGTGGAATAAAAACATTTCAACTGCGTTTGTGCCGCGAAATATCCTTCCAATTTCGGACGAAACTCCCCCATGGACTTTTGGTCTACCACAGTGTAAAAGATCGCCCAGAAAGCTTGGACCCATATGCTCTGTACGTAATTGTAGAAAAAGGACAACTTAAAGTCGTCCACGTGTTTGGCAAAGCTTCTACGAGTTTAACCGTCGGAGAGGGCCTCAATCGCGACGAATGGCATAGCGTTCTTGTACGTATAGACGTTCACGGTGCCAAATTAATCGCCCGTGTCGATGATAAACAAGAAGAAACTACTCTTGAAGTTCTAGAACGTGTCATAAATTACGGGGTCTCGGAAGATCTTGCATCGGTCGTTCTTATCGGCG gaTTGAGTTCAGAAGAAAGATTACATGGTGTTAAATATATCATTGAATCTTTCGTAGGATGTATCAAAGATATGGTATTAAGTTCTGGAAAATCAGCAAGTGATTTACTTCCAATACGTCCTTTAATTGCAACCAAACATGAAAATGTTAAAGAAGGCTGTATCAATAA aTGTTGGACGAGAGAAAATTTGTGTTTTATTGGCAGTCAATGTATCAATCATTACAACAGTTTGACATGTGATTGTTTCGGAACAAGATATGAGGGAGAACGTTGTGACGTTTaca CTGCGACAATTTTAACTCTCCGAGGGTCTTCATACGTGTCTTTCAGAGTTTACGATTGGAAAGACCGAGTTCATTCTTCTGTTAATCGACTAAGTTTAATGTTCAAA ACACGTTGGGATGACTCTGTACTGTTTTACGCATCCGGCGAGATAGACGGTACGGCTCACTACGTATCAGCCagcataattaataaaaaagttcatATTTCCCTTGACTTTGGTCACGACTCAAAGATAACTACGACCTTAGGTGATTACGTTAACTCGAATCACTggaataatttaacaatatttcaTAATGGCTCTCAAGTGACTGTAAGTCTTGATTACGAAACTCAAATACTTGAAATACCTGGTGATAATCATTACATGATTATTGACCCGGAAATTTATATTGGCGGGGGTCCTGAATTGCACAAAAAAAGGGGTCTTATGTCTTACAATAATTTTgcag gCGCACTAAAGTACGTTTTTTATAACGACAAGTCAATAATATATgagctcaaaaaatcaaatccaATGGTTCATTACATAGGAGTACTTCAACCAGAATATTATGAAGTGGATGTCGACGTAATTCCAATAACTTACCCGTTCGCGGGGAGTCATATCTGGTGGCCAATAGCCAGAACTGATTCTCTGATGCTTAATTTCGACTTCCAAAGCTCAGAACCGGTGGCCGTAGTCGCTTCTGGCGACGTTAAAAGCGACCAAGGTATCGGATACTGGGAG ttgAGACTTGTCAACGATGAGATGAGATTTCAGTTGATTCCAGTTTTAAGTGAAAATATAACTGTTTCCTCTTCCGTTAAATTTCCGCCGGATAACAAGACATCTTGGCATGCAGTTGAGCTCAATTACACCAAGGGTGAACTCAACATTATTGTAGACTATAGACATAAACAGGGAAAATTGTTCGCGATGACCTTCGAACTCGGTGACAAAGTTATTATCGGTAGCGGTAAAAGCGATGCag gTTTAGTCGGTTGTATGAGaaatataaaagttaatgATGAAGTTATTGAACCGCGGTATGTTATTAATACTGAGAGAGTTGTTGGTGAAGTTGCTTTGGACAATTGCCAATTTGTTGATCCTTGTAAGAGGCCAAACACTTGTGAACATGGAGGAAAATGTTCTGTcaaagaaaacaaaattacTTGTGATTGCAGCGATACCGGATACATtggaaaaaattgtcattttg cgcAATATCGTAAAACCTGTGAAGAATTGGCATTATTAGGATACACCCAAGATGACgtttataaaatagatatagACGGGAACGGTAGATTTCCTCCAGCATTAGTAAAATGTGAATTTCAATCAATCGAGGATGCAACTAAAACAATTGTGGAGCATAATTTACCATCTCAAGTAGACGTAAGATCAATAGCGGAAGatgatttttctttcaatataACTTATCGGCAATTTACCGGTGAAATGCTGCAAGAATTGATTTCACACTCACTATACTGCAGTCAGTACGTTAAATATGACTGCTACAAAGCGCCTTTGGACCTTCATAGTGCCACTTGGTTCCACGGTTCCAAAGAAACGATCGTTGATCATATTGGAAATGCTAATCGTGGCTCCTGCCCTTGTGGAA CAAATAGAACATGTGTAAATCCGGAATTAAGCTGCAATTGCGATGTTTCCGCTGGTAAATGGCTTTCAGATGAAGGTTACTATGAAAGTCCTGACTCTTTAGGTGTCATGAAGATGGTTTTTATTCAGCAGAAGGATTTGGAAGACGACGCTCAAGGAAGGATAACACTTGGGCCTCTAGAATGCGTTgaaacaa aTACACAAAAATACGTCGTTACCTTTACGACTTCCCAATCGTACATCGAAGTTCCAGGATGGCGTAAAGGCGACATAGCTTTTAGTTTCCGTACAACTGGAGAAAAGGCTATTCTTTTATACCAACCTCCGATTAGAAGCAACTACCCTTCGTTTATGGTCGTACTGACTTCTGAATACCGccttacttttaattttactctaAATACCGGAGCGAATCGTGAAATGGAAGTGAAAAGCCGTCGAAAACTAAACAACGGTGAATGGCAGAAAATTTGGATCGACTACAATGACTACCATGTTCGATTTATGATCAATACTGACTTCCAAATGGTTGAATTACTGCCTGAAGAAGAGTTTGGACCGTTTGAGGGCTCAATGTTCATTGGTGGAGCAACTGC GGAGCACTTGAAAACTTCAGAAGTAAGGCAAGGCTTGATTGGATGTTTCCGTGGTTTGGTTGTCAATGGAGAAATTTTGGACATCCATAGTTACATGTCAGTTCACTTATcagaaattattaaagattgtAAGCCATCATGTCAACCAAACAAGTGCCAAAATGGTGCGAGATGCGTCGAGCTCTGGAGTAATTTCGAATGTGTGTGCGAAAATAAATGGGCGCATCAAGGAACATTTTGCGAAacaa atATCAACAGCAAAGCACTGACATTTTCATCTCCGGGTGCATTTCTGAAGAAGAACTACTTTGGGTCCGGTGCTGATGAAGAGAAGCTACTGCTGAAGAGTATGCTGATGGAGAATATCCTGATAAATCTCCGGACCTACGACACCCACTCGCTAATCCTGTACGCCAATGACCACCTGAACAACTTTGCTCATCTCTACATATCCAACGGGACCAGCATTGTCTACTTGTTTAACACCGGGAACGAGATAAAGAACATCACCGTCCAGTATCCAG GAGTAAACACCGGGATATCGGTTCAAATCGCTATTGTCAGAGGTCCAACTTCAACTACGCTACATGTTAATAATCACAATGTCACGCTGGATGCTATACCGCTCCTGCTGGATACTTATTCCAATAAGCCGTGGATCAATCCAGAGAAGGAAGTCTTGGCACCACAACGACCACCTGCTCCGCCAACGGATTACtttcaa GTTAATTTAGGAGGATTTGATCCAGACAATCTTCTTCGGGTTGGAAAAGAAGGGAATCTTATTCAAGGATACGTCGGGTGTCTTCGAGGTCTCATGATCGCTGAATATCTTGTAGATCTTCCAAATCTGGCTAGTGAAGCTAATCACGAAGGAAGCAAAGGGGTTTTGCCAAATTGTCAAATGAAATGTGACGCTATGCCGTGTAAAAATCTTGGAATTTGCACGGAAGACTTTGGCAAGCAAGAATCTTCTTGTAATTGCGAGTTGACTTCTTATTTTGGAGAAAATTGTGCTGAtg aaAAAGGCGCTGATTTCAGCGGTGAAAGTAATCTGCAAAGAGGCTTTGAGTTAGAAGGCGAAGTAAAACAAGTTAAAGTTCAGTTGGCCTTTTCCACAAACGACTTACGGCAACGAACATCAGCGTTATTATTACTACAAACTGAAAACAA gAGAACTTACTATCTGCTGGTAGCATTGACTTCGGAAGGTCAGTTGATTTTTGAAGAGGATAGAGAAGGTTCAACTTACGGAGTTCGATTAAATGATAGGAATTTTTTGAATGGTGCAAGGCATAGTGTTTATTACGTACGAGATAATAATACTGCTACTTtaatg attgatCGTGAACCTGTACAATTATTACCAATTCCCGTTTTAAGTATCAATGacgatgataatgataatcacCAGGAAGAAGATGAAAGTCCTGGGTCTACTGAGATTCAATTAGGTGGCCTCAATACCACTGATCCTCGATTTACTGCTTACAAAGGCTACACAGGGTGTCTCAGTA ATGTCATTGTTTCTATTAACGGAGGAGCGATGATGAAACCATTAGAAGAATATAtgttatttactaaaaaaggCAGTGAAACAGTGAGGGCGTCTATTCCGGCGGGTGTCAGAAGTGCTCAATGCGCTGTTTTTCATGCTCAACCGCGAGGTCTCGAACCTCCAAGAAATGACAGTGTC GGTCGAGATAGAGCGTGGGTAGAAGACCCACCTGCAAGAGTTCCATACAAATCGATATACAATGACGAAACTAAAGAAGAACAAGGAGCCGGCAcctatatttttatagttcTCGTTTGTGTATTTGTATTTGCAGTACTTGGATGTATTTACGAAGTAATAAGAAGTGCAAGACGTGATCGGAAACGGAGACGAGCTCGTGCTTCAGCTGCTGTTTCAGGCAGCGGATCTCCTGGCGGTTCTAAACGATGGCAACCAACTTATGCTAATTCTGTCGTAGGTCCATCTGGAGTTAAAACTGTcggatttaaaacaattattgaaGATGAAAAAAGACCCAATGGtactcataataaaatttctgttaAAGAGTACAAATCGGTACCTAATTCAGAGTCCAAAAATGATGTttctaatgataaaaaagtcTTTATAAAAG atgAAGATTCAGAGAAGAAAGAATTACTAGGGGTAAATACAGGCACCGGACCAAAACCTGCGAAACCGAATCCATtt TCAATGGAAGACTTAACTGAAGAGCCGGAGCTTGAAGAACGCGagcaagaagaagaagaagtaaACGAAGAAGAGGAGGAAGATGAAGTTGACAAAAGTTCAACAAGTCCGGAAATAGAAGCTCAAGTACTCGTCAAACCTGTTCCG atcgtACGCATATTTGGAGTTAGACAACCATCAAAATCTCAAGCAACGAGTCCAg atggaaaatttaaaatgctCAACACCACTCCGATATTCTTAGGAGAAGACATACGAACTTTTGAAAACCCACTGAGCTATTTAGGTGGACCTAAATTACAATCTAGGAGCAGAACATCTATTGAATCAATATTATCTCTTGATTAA